In Priestia aryabhattai, the DNA window GAAAGATTTTTTATCGAAACGCTTTCTGGAATTGTAGAAGCAACGGTGCATCCACAAGGTAATGAAGTTCCAGAAGTAACAATCGATATGGGAGAGCCTATTTTAGCTAGAGAACAAATTCCAATGACGGGAGCAAGCCAACACCAAGTTGTTGATGAAGAGATGGAGTTTGGAAAAGAACGGTTAAAAGGGACGGCTGTATCAATGGGAAATCCTCACGTCGTCTTTTACGTAAATGATATTGAACAAGCGCCCCTTACTACATTAGGTCCTGTGGTTGAAAAAGATTCGCGTTTCCCAGAAGGAGTGAACGTTGAATTTGTCGAGGTAGTGAACGAAAGCGAGCTGAACTTTCGTGTATGGGAAAGAGGTTCGGGTATCACTCAAGCATGTGGGACAGGAGCATGCGCTGCCGTTGTTTCTTCTGTGTTAAATGAGAAGACGAAAAAAGATGTTCCTACTGTCGTACACCTCGCTGGAGGAGATTTAACGATTGTTTGGCAAAATAAAGGCAATGTGCTAATGACAGGTCCAGCCAATGTGATTTGTGACGGCACATATTATTATTAAAAAATGAAGAAGCAGACGATTTGTCGTCACAGACATTTCGTCGTATACTAAACAAAAAAGGAGGTCTGTTTAAAAATGAGTCAAGATATCCTAACAATTACAGAAGCTGCAAGCTTTCAAATAAAAGATATGATGAAAGAACATGAAGAAGAAAATGCTTATTTACGTGTTAATGTAAATGGAGGAGGCTGTTCAGGTCTTTCTTACGGCATGGGTTTTGCTCACGAAGTAAATGAAAACGATACGCTGTTTGAACAACATGGCATTAAGATTCTTGTAGATAGCGAAAGTGCTCCAATTTTA includes these proteins:
- the dapF gene encoding diaminopimelate epimerase, which gives rise to MKNFQFTKMHALGNNYIYVNMFEEHIEEQELAPLAVKVSNVYTGIGSDGMILICPSERADVKMRVFNNDGSEAKNCGNGLRCVAKYSYEHNLVTSERFFIETLSGIVEATVHPQGNEVPEVTIDMGEPILAREQIPMTGASQHQVVDEEMEFGKERLKGTAVSMGNPHVVFYVNDIEQAPLTTLGPVVEKDSRFPEGVNVEFVEVVNESELNFRVWERGSGITQACGTGACAAVVSSVLNEKTKKDVPTVVHLAGGDLTIVWQNKGNVLMTGPANVICDGTYYY
- a CDS encoding HesB/IscA family protein; amino-acid sequence: MSQDILTITEAASFQIKDMMKEHEEENAYLRVNVNGGGCSGLSYGMGFAHEVNENDTLFEQHGIKILVDSESAPILKDVKIDYKQSMLGGGFTIDNPNAIAACGCGSSFRTASNAGAPEEC